The Pigmentiphaga aceris DNA segment CTGCGCCATCCGGGTCACGCGCCGCAATCGCATCGGCAATGGCTCGGTGTTCACGGTCACGTTGCATCACGCGGTTCGGGCATTCCGGTTCACGCCGCTTCACATGCAGGCGCGCGTCCGATCCCACGCGTCGCAACAAGGCATAGAAATCGGCCGCAAGCGTATTGCCGGTCGCCATCGCCACCGCTTTGTGAAACGACAGATCGGCCGCGCCCCGTTCGGCACCTGCTGCGGTCGTGGCCGCTCGCTGAATGCGCACGATATCCAGCGGCGTGGCGCGCAAGGCGGCCAAGCGTGCCAAAGCCGGTTCCAACGCCAGTCGCAGCTCAATCACTTCAATGGGATTGGTGCTGCGAATCAAGGCCTCGCCCCGTGCTGCGCCAGGTTCGCCACGGCGCGGCTGGGCAGGCTCAAGCTGCCCCTCGGTCCGCAATATCTCCAGCGCCCGCCGCAATTGGTGACGTTTGACACTCAGGCGCTCTGCCAACAAACGCTCCGACGGCAGGTTGCCGCTTTCGACCAACAAATTGCGCAATGCATCAACCAGCTGATGAATATCAGTGATGGTTGAGATGTTGGTTGAGTCTGGTTGGATGCTGACGTTCATCGTTATTCCTTGCGGTTGACTGGTTTTCGAACCCAGTTCGTTCATGGTGCACCACGGCAATTTTCTTGATCCAACATGGTGCCGGCCATTCTACCGCGCACCATGTTGGCGTCGCCTGCGATCCATTATCCATGTTCAACCAAAATCAACCAAGTATTTGGTTGACATGGTTGGTCGATGACGGTTGAATGACACATCGGCGCTGTCAAACAAGCAGCGCCGCGGTCGCCCCCCAACGTCCGAGTCGAGTCAACTCCTGGAGATCGTCAGATGAGCACGACCAGCGCAGCCCCTGTGGACCAAGCCTCTCGCGAGGCCGAATTGAAGGCCATGTACGACGCCATCCACAAGGGGAACATGTTCCCGTTCTGGGCCAAGCGCTCGGATGTCGAGCACGACGAGATCAAGCAGTTGATGGACGGGGTCAAAGCCGTGCCCTATCGCTGGGGCTA contains these protein-coding regions:
- a CDS encoding FadR/GntR family transcriptional regulator — protein: MNVSIQPDSTNISTITDIHQLVDALRNLLVESGNLPSERLLAERLSVKRHQLRRALEILRTEGQLEPAQPRRGEPGAARGEALIRSTNPIEVIELRLALEPALARLAALRATPLDIVRIQRAATTAAGAERGAADLSFHKAVAMATGNTLAADFYALLRRVGSDARLHVKRREPECPNRVMQRDREHRAIADAIAARDPDGADSAMRQHLISVQSQILGRMAPSMSA